Proteins encoded within one genomic window of Humulus lupulus chromosome 1, drHumLupu1.1, whole genome shotgun sequence:
- the LOC133812988 gene encoding uncharacterized protein LOC133812988 produces MRTFAWTPHDIPGIDPSVMSHSLNISTYFPPVKQKQRRFAPEVNRVIQEEVQRLLSTGAIEECLYPSWLANPVVVPKKNGKKRVCIDYTNLNKACPKDSYPLPKIDQMIDATAGYERMSFLDAYSGYNQIPMKSEDRIHTAFVTEDGLYCYKVMPFGLKNAGATYQRLMHKIFSSLLGRNMEVYIDDMVVKSKQSSSHIDDLTECFDILDAYKMKLNPTKCVFGVSSGQFLGYIVSQRGIEANPTQIVSLSEIKEPRTIRDIQALAGKIVALSRFISRMSDRCQPFLQCIKKSTNTSWGPEQQKALGELKTYLSSPPILSSPIADEDLFLYLSVSKFAVSSVLFREEANHQRPVFYCSKMLLDAETRYSMMEKLALALLTAKKKLRQYFESHTIIVYTDYPLKQVLSKPDLSGRLSKWAIELGTYDIQFLPRKAKKGQVLADFLVEIQSFTPDALPELLESEDQWLWTMHTDGASNSQGAGIGVVLEAPSGLKIEEAIRLEQPTTNNEAEYEALIYGLELAREMGIQRLNVRGDSQLMIEQVAGNFDTKAPHLASLLRKATILRSHFRQFDLTQVPREQNQKADALAKLASAGACTRQSSISFSRSSKDMEVCSTSSEPECWIDPIIKYLTTSELPPNPKDAKLLRLRAQRYSMIHGTLYRKSFNGPYLRCLCPSEAKKLLEEIHEGACGNHTGGRSLAHKALTAGYYWPYMMTEARDYAKKCDKCQRFAPTIHQPAQTLHSIVAPWPFAKWGMDVVGELPKAVGGKRYALVATDYFTKWVVAEAYVTVNKTDTMSFIWKHIICQFGIPWEIVVDNGTPFQNARVQELCDTYKIKLSFASVTYPQGNGQAEASNKVIFANIKKNLEDKKGAWVEELPKVLWAYRTTKRSSTGESPYAMVYGTEAIIPTEVGLPTLRTEIASDPTTNTIQLLHNLDLLEETRTMAQMRLENYQKVAERYYNKRVQLRTFQEGDWVLRNYGQPFCSLICPDYADLADQRRRTANPTLLLA; encoded by the exons ATGAGAACTTTTGCCTGGACGCCACACGACATACCCGGAATAGACCCTTCTGTTATGAGCCACAGCTTGAATATCTCCACCTACTTCCCACCCGTCAAGCAGAAGCAGAGGAGATTCGCTCCAGAGGTCAATCGAGTCATACAAGAGGAAGTCCAACGGCTCCTGAGCACGGGGGCAATCGAAGAATGTTTATACCCCAGTTGGCTTGCCAACCCCGTCGTGGTCCCAAAGAAGAATGGGAAAAAGAGAGTATGTATAGACTACACAAATCTAAACAAAGCCTGTCCCAAAGATAGCTACCCTCTACCAAAAATCGATCAGATGATAGACGCCACGGCAGGATATGAAAGAATGAGCTTCCTCGACGCCTACTCTGGCTACAACCAGATCCCCATGAAATCAGAGGATAGGATTCATACAGCATTCGTAACGGAAGATGgtttatactgctacaaagttatgccattcggtcTAAAGAATGCAGGCGCGACATATCAGAGGTTGATGCACAAGATATTTTCCTCATTgctcgggagaaatatggaggtttatATTGACGATATGGTCGTCAAGTCCAAACAAAGCTCTTCACATATAGACGACTTGACGGAATGTTTCGACATCCTTGATGCTTATAAAATGAAGTTAAACCCCACAAAATGTGTCTTCGGGGTATCCTCCGGACAGTTCTTGGGATACATCGTCAGTCAGAGGGGCATCGAGGCGAACCCAACTCAGATTGTGTCCCTCTCAGAAATTAAGGAACCCCGAACCATCAGAGACATACAGGCTCTAGCCGGCAAGATAGTAGCATTAAGTCGATTCATATCACGAATGTCAGACCGCTGCCAGCCCTTCTTGCAGTGCATAAAGAAGTCCACCAACACCTCCTGGGGACCAGAACAGCAAAAAGCATTGGGTGAATTGAAGACTTACTTGAGCTCTCCTCCTATATTGAGTTCACCTATTGCTGATGAAGATTTATTCTTATATTTGTCTGTCTCAAAATTCGCTGTAAGTTCCGTTCTTTTTCGAGAAGAAGCCAATCATCAGAGGCCAGTGTTCTACTGCAGCAAGATGTTGTTAGATGCTGAAACCCGATACAgcatgatggaaaaattggcactcgCACTCCTCACGGCCAAAAAGAAGCTACGACAATACTTTGAAAGCCACACAATCATCGTATATACGGACTATCCATTAAAGCAGGTGCTGAGCAAGCCCGACCTTTCTGGAAGGTTATCTAAATGGGCTATAGAGCTTGGGACATACGATATTCAGTTTTTACCGCGAAAAGCTAAAAAGGGGCAGGTACTCGCTGACTTCCTGGTTGAAATTCAGTCGTTCACTCCTGATGCCCTGCCAGAATTACTAGAATCAGAAGATCAATGGTTGTGGACAATGCACACTGACGGAGCATCCAATTCCCAAGGGGCTGGTATTGGCGTCGTATTAGAAGCTCCCTCGGGCCTAAAAATCGAAGAAGCCATTCGTTTAGAGCAACCCACGacgaacaatgaagcagaatatgaggcactGATCTATGGTTTGGAACTCGCACGCGAAATGGGAATCCAGCGTCTAAACGTCAGAGGCGACTCGCAGCTTATGATAGAGCAAGTGGCTGGGAATTTCGATACCAAAGCACCCCATCTGGCTAGCCTCCTACGGAAGGCAACCATTTTACGGTCGCACTTTCGCCAGTTCGACCTCACACAAGTACCTCGGGAGCAAAATCAGAAGGCCGATGCCCTTGCCAAATTAGCTTCTGCGGGAGCGTGCACACGCCAATCCTCCATATCTTTTAGTCGATCAAGCAAAGATATGGAAGTCTGTTCCACCTCATCCGAACCCGAATGCTGGATAGATCCGATCATCAAGTACTTGACCACCTCCGAGCTCCCACCTAATCCGAAAGATGCAAAACTTCTGCGCCTTCGGGCACAACGCTATTCCATGATCCATGGCACGTTGTACCGAAAATCCTTCAATGGCCCGTATCTGCGATGTTTGTGCccatcagaagctaaaaaatTGTTAGAAGAAATACATGAGGGGGCATGCGGAAATCACACAGGGGGACGAAGCTTGGCACACAAAGCGCTTACAGCAGGATATTACTGGCCGTACATGATGACAGAGGCACGAGATTATGctaagaaatgtgacaaatgccaacgatttgcacccaccatccatcaacCTGCTCAAACCCTACACTCCATTGTTgcaccttggccttttgcaaaatGGGGAATGGATGTAGTAGGTGAACTTCCTAAGGCCGTTGGTGGAAAACGATATGCTCTTGTAGCcactgattacttcacaaaatgggttgtgGCAGAGGCGTACGTCACGGTCAACAAAACAGACACTATGTCCTTCATCTGGAAACATATTATATGTCAATTTGGAATACCCTGGGAGATAGTCGTCGACAACGGCACTCCATTCCAAAATGCAAGGGTACAGGAACTATGCGACACGTACAAGATCAAGCTAAGCTTCGCCTCTGTTACTTACCCGCAGGGTAATGGTCAAGCAGAAGCTTCCAACAAAGTCATCTTTGCCAACATTAAGAAGAATTTGGAAGACAAAAAAGGAGCATGGGTAGAAGAACTACCGAAAGTGTTATGGGCTTATAGAACAACAAAAAGATCCTCCACGGGGGAGTCTCCCTATGCCATGGTTTATGGAACAGAAGCTATCATCCCAACAGAAGTCGGTCTGCCTACACTTCGGACAGAGATTGCATCTGATCCAACAACGAACACCATTCAATTACTGCACAACCTAGACCTTCTAGAAGAAACACGTACAATGGCCCAAATGAGACTGGAAAATTATCAGAAGGTAGCAGAACGCTACTACAACAAAAGGGTCCAATTACGCACATTTCAAGAGGGAGATTGGGTTCTGC GGAACTACGGCCAGCCATTTTGCagtctaatctgccctgactatGCTGATTTGGCCGACCAACGGAGGCGCACTGCAAACCCTACCCTCTTACTCGCATAA
- the LOC133812989 gene encoding uncharacterized protein LOC133812989 codes for MPPKGNGVSGPVVQNVPPADMSDQIERMCRLLEASQQRSDEAIKTLTEAQARLEAEIAELRRSTDTTRNTQARENLDSDRSDVLVDRVNSPPHNMNPGNGQSQAIPPSSGTDGQQAPTSGAHGRAEAEHTGPAQPTTDVRPQRTIPHVAHDSPSEGCVPSICFLDSWKQDMMREMMQKFTDGRSAYATEHLDLVSRTTEKSPFSEWILNEPKPRDFAIPSLPAFNGKGDPLNHLFQFQQKMALEANNEAIQCKVFSTTFSGPALLWFRQLKAGSLNSFSDLRRSFLQQYSANREAPRTMADLYRIEQGENEHPKAYLQRFIDLVHQIHDVDPLTAANLFVKSLQVGSLLHENLTMTPPYDMADVQTRAEGVFRVLEFRERAQKKTALISAPPANNPPPPVRDDKRKRNQTDHTKEGKRPRQDRQPSRYPSFEYTVPQEVIYEENKDRPIWREPYKINTPSDRRDKSKYCLFHKDHGHTIAECHNLNNQIQALMRSGRLTQYIKETDRPGASRQNTASAPTPQASDPVHTASDSTLEPLKQVPMIHGIVESTDNQDHAIKIHKRMEERVKRYKSLGHVVNLVTSEERSYTASAITFTNEDLKGVHLPHDDPLVISLQVDHCQLGRVLIDGGSGVDILFWEAYQKMGLEENQIRPSTMPVLGFNSQRVYPKGVVRLTVVAAERTLPVDFLIIDSATSYNAIMGRGWIHRMRGVVSTLHQVMRCQSLNGRYTVDIKGCQKQAKKCFLTLKEISSSASASHEDSPDK; via the coding sequence ATGCCACCCAAAGGCAACGGAGTTTCGGGCCCGGTTGTACAGAACGTCCCTCCGGCAGACATGAGCGACCAGATCGAGAGAATGTGTCGTCTACTGGAAGCAAGCCAGCAGCGGTCCGACGAGGCAATCAAGACATTAACCGAAGCCCAAGCCAGGCTCGAAGCAGAGATTGCTGAGCTCCGCAGGTCCACTGACACAACTCGCAACACCCAAGCCCGTGAGAATCTTGATTCCGACAGATCTGACGTTCTAGTCGACCGTGTCAATTCCCCACCTCACAACATGAACCCAGGTAACGGGCAGTCCCAAGCCATCCCCCCATCCTCTGGGACCGACGGGCAACAAGCCCCAACCTCTGGCGCGCATGGGCGGGCCGAGGCAGAACACACTGGACCCGCTCAGCCAACAACAGACGTCCGGCCTCAACGCACCATACCTCATGTCGCACACGATTCTCCCTCAGAAGGTTGTGTTCCCTCGATCTGTTTCTTGGACAGTTGGAAACAGGACATGATGAGGGAAATGATGCAGAAGTTCACAGATGGACGATCCGCCTACGCCACCGAACATCTGGATCTTGTATCAAGAACCACTGAAAAATCGCCTTTTTCGGAATGGATTCTGAATGAGCCAAAACCTCGGGACTTCGCCATCCCTTCCCTGCCTGCGTTCAACGGAAAGGGAGACCCATTAAACCACCTATTTCAATTTCAACAGAAGATGGCGTTAGAAGCTAATAACGAAGCCATACAATGCAAAGTCTTTTCCACGACTTTCTCCGGGCCGGCTCTACTATGGTTCCGACAATTAAAAGCCGGATCACTCAACAGCTTTAGTGATCTCCGACGATCCTTCTTACAGCAATACAGCGCGAACCGAGAGGCTCCCAGAACAATGGCCGATCTCTATCGAATCGAACAAGGGGAGAATGAACACCCAAAGGCATACTTACAGCGTTTCATTGACCTCGTGCATCAAATCCACGACGTCGACCCACTCACCGCAGCAAATCTCTTCGTCAAGAGCTTGCAAGTGGGGTCACTCTTGCATGAGAATCTCACTATGACACCACCATATGATATGGCAGACGTGCAGACCCGAGCCGAGGGCGTCTTCAGAGTATTAGAATTTCGAGAGCGCGCGCAGAAGAAGACTGCACTTATCTCTGCTCCCCCAGCGAATAACCCTCCACCACCTGTCAGGGATGACAAGAGGAAGCGGAACCAAACGGATCATACGAAGGAAGGCAAAAGGCCTAGGCAAGATCGTCAGCCATCGCGGTACCCATCCTTCGAATACACCGTCCCGCAAGAAGTCATTTATGAAGAGAATAAAGATAGGCCTATCTGGCGAGAGCCCTACAAAATTAACACTCCATCTGACAGAAGGGATAAAAGCAAATACTGTCTCTTCCACAAAGATCACGGTCATACGATCGCTGAATGTCACAATCTGAACAATCAGATCCAAgccctcatgaggagtgggcGGCTTACCCAATACATCAAGGAGACAGACAGACCAGGCGCCTCGCGGCAGAACACAGCTTCTGCCCCCACTCCGCAGGCGTCAGACCCCGTACACACAGCCTCTGACAGCACCCTGGAGCCTCTTAAACAAGTCCCTATGATCCACGGAATCGTAGAATCCACCGATAATCAAGACCATGCAATTAAAATCCATAAAAGGATGGAAGAACGAGTGAAGCGGTACAAATCATTAGGCCACGTGGTCAATCTCGTCACTTCAGAAGAAAGAAGCTACACAGCCTCTGCTATTACCTTCACTAACGAAGACCTGAAGGGCGTCCACCTGCCTCATGACGATCCACTCGTCATTTCCTTACAAGTTGACCACTGCCAGCTGGGCAGAGTTCTGATCGATGGGGGCAGTGGGGTCGACatcctcttctgggaagcctACCAGAAAATGGGACTAGAGGAGAATCAGATCCGACCCTCCACCATGCCCGTTTTGGGTTTCAACAGCCAGAGAGTCTATCCAAAGGGCGTCGTTCGGTTAACTGTGGTAGCTGCAGAACGCACCTTGCCAGTAGACTTCCTTATTATAGACTCCGCCACGagctacaacgccatcatgggGAGGGGTTGGATCCACCGAATGCGGGGGGTAGTCTCCACGCTACATCAGGTGATGCGATGCCAATCGCTCAATGGCCGATACACCGTCGATATCAAAGGCTGCCAGAAGCAAGCCAAAAAGTGCTTCCTTACCTTAAAAGAAATAAGTAGCTCTGCCTCTGCCTCCCATGAGGACTCTCCTGACAAATAG